A region of Cardinium endosymbiont of Sogatella furcifera DNA encodes the following proteins:
- a CDS encoding ankyrin repeat domain-containing protein yields the protein MDKDLKQTDHLKSSSHASKKIVALSFVAAVQTVSCISGRRQGAAPVRESTPLLSLSLSEFKKIQKETANTVSEIFAKPDEALAKSHAQAAFFKAIEKDDLKEVQCLFQNQQIRPNTAENLLNLLVRALQCKREKIFNFLFDEFLKIFDTSDLECLYAKNEEGQTLLHVVIRHRLKPTIESLVDKLPLQGLCVGDNQGRTPLDLAIASNQIHTVELLVKKKLPAQELVKGVILALKYQDTLSFRYKREKIVHCLLKALLEQCAVSSLGHLSAKDEKGRTLLHLLIRRGDINGVRLLANELPLEALCAQDNKRRRPIVLAARSKSPKMFQILFDKLIDSLGEDEAVKTLFNETGSSVFASAYLSKHRDLAGLLNNSHLQMPTFLVRGYNMFKYIIKTLSGSLTFDQLMTIGHEIDDIEFAGMLYSRYARSLRSLIAPYIEQKAAESGIKISRLKFHEAQKRKKRDCIKGKQYDRAANVDEGYVSG from the coding sequence ATGGATAAAGATTTAAAACAAACAGATCACCTCAAATCGTCCAGCCATGCGTCAAAAAAGATTGTGGCTTTGTCATTTGTAGCTGCTGTGCAAACTGTGTCTTGTATAAGTGGTAGACGTCAAGGAGCAGCTCCTGTTCGTGAATCTACTCCTCTGTTATCTCTGAGTTTATCTGAATTTAAGAAGATACAGAAGGAGACAGCTAATACTGTTTCAGAAATATTTGCTAAACCCGATGAGGCATTGGCTAAATCACATGCGCAAGCCGCTTTTTTCAAGGCTATAGAAAAAGATGATTTAAAAGAAGTTCAGTGTTTGTTTCAGAATCAACAGATTCGCCCTAATACAGCAGAGAATCTTTTGAATTTACTTGTTCGGGCACTTCAGTGTAAGCGTGAAAAAATATTTAACTTTTTATTCGACGAATTCTTGAAAATATTTGACACTTCTGATTTAGAGTGTTTATATGCAAAAAATGAGGAGGGGCAAACGCTGCTGCATGTAGTCATTAGGCATAGGTTAAAGCCTACAATAGAGTCGCTAGTGGATAAGTTGCCTTTACAAGGTTTATGTGTGGGAGATAATCAGGGAAGGACACCATTAGACTTAGCTATTGCATCTAATCAGATCCATACTGTCGAGTTATTGGTAAAGAAGAAACTTCCTGCTCAAGAATTGGTTAAGGGCGTAATCTTAGCACTGAAGTATCAAGATACACTATCATTTAGGTATAAGCGTGAAAAAATAGTGCATTGTTTATTGAAAGCATTGTTGGAACAATGTGCCGTTTCTTCTCTAGGGCATTTATCTGCGAAAGATGAAAAAGGGAGGACCTTGCTACATCTATTGATTAGACGTGGTGACATCAATGGTGTGCGGCTTTTAGCCAATGAACTTCCTTTAGAGGCTTTATGTGCGCAAGATAACAAGAGAAGGAGACCAATCGTTTTGGCGGCTCGTTCCAAGAGTCCCAAAATGTTTCAAATATTATTTGATAAGCTAATAGATAGCTTAGGTGAAGATGAGGCGGTTAAGACATTATTTAATGAAACAGGTTCTTCTGTATTTGCATCTGCGTATTTGTCTAAACATCGGGACTTGGCAGGTTTATTGAATAATAGCCACCTCCAAATGCCCACTTTCCTTGTTAGAGGCTATAACATGTTTAAGTATATTATAAAAACGCTATCTGGTTCCCTGACATTTGACCAGTTGATGACTATTGGGCACGAGATTGATGACATAGAATTTGCCGGTATGCTTTACAGTCGATATGCTCGTTCTCTACGTTCTTTAATAGCGCCTTATATTGAGCAGAAAGCTGCTGAATCTGGAATAAAGATTAGCCGGCTCAAGTTCCACGAAGCACAGAAGAGAAAAAAACGTGACTGTATCAAAGGAAAGCAATATGATAGGGCAGCAAACGTAGACGAAGGGTATGTATCAGGATAA
- a CDS encoding ankyrin repeat domain-containing protein: protein MHIYTHYRRVGLFIGLCSLPILSACVSTRSMSNHLGLSNIDSNNNSLDIGVSLIRTDRYTSTMPATGTTPSSNIITPQEAFIINAIAKSPAGLIPNRHRQLSNWVTNEAPSNSVALENSILDNKILEEKILEDIRSSGFSIKRTKYWLDQGLNIDAKHTPTGWSLLIYGVQYDKKDLVRYLLAKGANVDIQDIYEFTPLMNALLVLDGAHMTEDMINLLIQYKANPFIKDIYGSNAASIAKSMDRLYGSNLVKILSMRRV, encoded by the coding sequence ATGCATATATATACACACTATCGTAGAGTAGGTTTATTCATTGGGCTATGCAGTTTACCTATCTTATCTGCCTGTGTAAGCACAAGAAGCATGAGCAATCATTTAGGTCTATCTAATATAGATAGCAATAATAATAGTTTAGACATTGGTGTATCACTGATACGAACTGATCGCTATACCAGTACGATGCCGGCCACTGGTACTACACCATCATCCAACATAATTACTCCACAAGAAGCATTCATTATTAACGCGATAGCAAAATCACCAGCAGGCTTGATACCTAATAGGCATAGGCAACTCTCCAACTGGGTCACTAATGAGGCCCCCTCGAATAGCGTAGCATTAGAAAATAGTATCTTAGATAACAAGATCTTAGAGGAAAAGATCCTAGAGGATATTCGAAGTAGCGGATTTTCGATAAAAAGAACAAAGTATTGGCTGGATCAAGGCCTAAATATAGATGCAAAGCATACACCAACAGGTTGGAGCCTATTAATATACGGCGTTCAGTATGATAAGAAAGACCTTGTTCGCTATCTATTAGCTAAGGGGGCCAATGTGGATATACAAGATATTTATGAATTTACACCTTTAATGAATGCATTATTAGTACTAGATGGTGCGCATATGACTGAGGATATGATTAACCTTTTAATACAATATAAGGCAAATCCATTTATAAAAGATATATATGGCAGCAATGCAGCATCAATTGCAAAGTCTATGGATAGGTTATATGGGTCCAATTTGGTAAAAATACTCAGCATGAGACGGGTCTAA
- a CDS encoding NAD(+)/NADH kinase has product MSIAIHSRKVCPASLAFLEQLLSLAEAYQKRVMVSTVLAALLPTSIGTLYPLSLFELEQLPLQLDLELMISIGGDGTFLETIHYLKDHTIPILGMHTGNLGFLTRATPREAVAGLIGFFEGSYALEARTLLALYQATVPVAFALNEVALLKRERANLLTIEAYIDGQFITTYRADGLIVATPTGSTAYSLSCAGPIVLTSSNSFVITPISPHNLALRPLVVPDTALLSFLVKSQEVLVSADGRAVPITTQQPFVVKKAPYSLKLVQFSQATIFDVLREKFYWGLDARK; this is encoded by the coding sequence ATGTCGATTGCCATACATAGCAGAAAAGTTTGTCCAGCTAGTCTAGCATTTTTAGAGCAGCTCCTTTCTTTAGCAGAAGCATACCAAAAACGTGTGATGGTGTCTACTGTTTTAGCTGCATTACTTCCTACATCTATTGGTACGTTATACCCATTATCCCTTTTTGAGTTAGAACAGTTACCCTTGCAATTGGATCTAGAATTGATGATCAGTATAGGCGGAGATGGGACTTTTTTGGAGACCATTCATTACCTTAAAGATCATACGATTCCTATATTGGGGATGCATACAGGTAATTTGGGCTTTTTAACTAGGGCTACCCCTAGAGAAGCTGTTGCTGGACTGATAGGATTTTTTGAGGGCAGTTATGCCCTAGAGGCGCGCACTCTATTGGCCTTATATCAGGCAACTGTACCTGTTGCTTTTGCACTGAATGAAGTAGCCTTGCTGAAGCGAGAGCGGGCTAATTTACTCACTATTGAGGCCTATATAGATGGGCAATTCATTACTACCTATCGAGCGGATGGGTTGATTGTTGCTACACCTACCGGTTCTACTGCTTATTCGCTGAGTTGCGCAGGCCCTATTGTGTTGACCAGTTCCAATAGTTTCGTGATTACGCCTATAAGTCCGCATAACCTCGCCCTACGCCCTTTGGTGGTGCCCGACACCGCTTTATTAAGTTTTTTAGTTAAAAGTCAAGAAGTGCTCGTTTCTGCAGATGGAAGAGCGGTGCCTATAACTACTCAACAACCATTTGTGGTTAAAAAAGCGCCCTATTCATTGAAGCTGGTCCAGTTTAGCCAGGCCACTATTTTTGATGTGTTGCGTGAAAAATTTTACTGGGGATTGGATGCCAGAAAGTAG